One genomic window of Halolamina sediminis includes the following:
- a CDS encoding substrate-binding domain-containing protein: MDRRRYLQAVGVGGTLALAGCTAGSSEGDTAGSDGTGALTLATATTAYDSGLLDAVVPGFEESFGASVRTLPRGTGGSLETARNGDCDLVVVHARPLEDQFVRSGHGLNRRRLMVNDFLLVGPPDDPAGVAGSDPSTAFRAIADAEAAFVSRGDRSGTHIREQRIWEAAAVDPGGDWYRETGQGMGDTLAVAEGMSAYTLTDRGTFLTVREGSLTAHVDRGIDDPPALLRNEYAAIPTNPARHDVAYTLAMAFVGHLTGPARSTIGEFRVDGERAFRPLGARETPKFGQYVPSDWAR; encoded by the coding sequence ATGGACAGGCGCCGCTATCTGCAGGCCGTCGGCGTCGGCGGCACGCTGGCGCTCGCCGGCTGCACCGCCGGGTCGAGCGAGGGCGACACCGCCGGGTCCGACGGGACGGGGGCGCTCACTCTCGCGACGGCGACGACGGCGTACGACAGCGGGCTGCTCGACGCCGTCGTGCCGGGGTTCGAGGAGTCGTTCGGCGCCTCGGTTCGGACGCTGCCGCGCGGCACCGGCGGCTCGCTGGAGACCGCCCGCAACGGCGACTGCGATCTCGTCGTCGTCCACGCCCGGCCGCTGGAGGATCAGTTCGTTCGGTCGGGTCACGGCCTCAACCGTCGCAGGCTGATGGTCAACGACTTCCTGCTCGTCGGCCCGCCCGACGATCCTGCGGGCGTCGCGGGGAGCGACCCATCCACCGCCTTTCGCGCGATCGCCGACGCCGAAGCCGCGTTCGTCTCCCGGGGTGACCGCTCGGGCACCCACATCCGCGAGCAGCGCATCTGGGAGGCGGCGGCCGTCGACCCCGGCGGCGACTGGTACCGCGAGACCGGGCAGGGGATGGGCGACACGCTCGCCGTCGCCGAGGGAATGAGCGCGTACACGCTGACCGACCGCGGCACGTTCCTCACGGTGCGCGAGGGGTCGCTGACGGCCCACGTCGATCGAGGGATCGACGACCCGCCGGCGCTGCTGCGCAACGAGTACGCCGCCATCCCCACGAACCCGGCCCGCCACGACGTGGCGTACACGCTGGCGATGGCGTTCGTCGGCCACCTGACCGGGCCCGCGCGCTCGACGATCGGCGAGTTCCGCGTCGACGGCGAGCGGGCCTTCCGGCCGCTCGGAGCGCGGGAAACGCCGAAGTTCGGGCAGTACGTGCCGAGCGACTGGGCTCGGTGA
- a CDS encoding TVP38/TMEM64 family protein: MQRRTRAVLGLAVLLAVGVGAALTSPRWVLARLDWLAADPLRFTAALVALALVRPLLAWPTTLIAVVVGYGWGLRGLPIALALIALTSVPPFLLARRSADGGRFATAGARAMDATGDLRGVIVSRLLPAPSDAVSVGVGLSGVPLRAFLVGTAIGELPWAVAGIVAGQSIERVLREGLGAVIDSQLILAAGVAAVLLLAGPAYRHLAGADAG, translated from the coding sequence GTGCAGCGACGCACTCGTGCGGTACTGGGGCTCGCAGTCCTCCTCGCCGTCGGGGTGGGCGCCGCGCTCACCTCGCCGCGGTGGGTGCTCGCCCGGCTGGACTGGCTGGCCGCGGACCCCCTGCGCTTTACCGCCGCGCTCGTCGCGCTGGCGCTGGTCCGGCCGCTGCTCGCGTGGCCGACCACGCTGATCGCCGTCGTCGTCGGCTACGGTTGGGGGCTGCGCGGGCTCCCGATCGCGCTGGCGCTGATCGCGCTCACCAGCGTCCCGCCGTTCCTGCTCGCCCGACGATCCGCCGATGGCGGCCGGTTCGCAACCGCGGGCGCGCGAGCGATGGACGCCACGGGCGACCTGCGCGGCGTGATCGTCAGCCGTCTGCTCCCGGCGCCCTCGGACGCCGTCTCGGTCGGGGTCGGCCTCTCGGGTGTCCCCTTGCGGGCGTTCCTCGTGGGGACCGCGATCGGTGAGCTCCCGTGGGCCGTCGCCGGCATCGTCGCCGGGCAGTCGATCGAGCGCGTGCTCCGGGAGGGGTTGGGCGCCGTCATCGACTCGCAGTTGATTCTCGCGGCCGGCGTCGCCGCCGTCCTCCTGCTCGCCGGGCCGGCGTACCGCCACCTCGCCGGCGCGGACGCGGGCTAG
- the gpmI gene encoding 2,3-bisphosphoglycerate-independent phosphoglycerate mutase, with protein MDAALVVLDGWGLAPDDQTGRDAVGAAATPNFDALREAGAFGTMTAHGRRVGLPEGQMGNSEVGHTHLGAGRVVKQPYTRINDAIAADELDDIDAISDAFAYAADHDGRVHFVGLVSDGGVHSDQAHLHALIELAAERGVDAVTHAFTDGRDTAPRSGVEYLTELQEVIGEHETGHVATVTGRYYAMDRDHNWERTRETYDAIVNRKARYETDSAVAAVEESYERDETDEFVEPTLIAGRPALADGDSVIAFNFRADRTRQLCRLLGGVNTDGWPFALDRPEIRLTTMTRYEETYPFPVAFPPNDPERTLGEVWAENGESQLRVAESEKEPHVTYFFNGGRESPFDGERRRIVASPDVATYDLQPEMSAAEVTDAAVATIADDERHPDALVLNYANPDMVGHTGDFDAAVAAVEAVDRELGRLADAVAAAGAHLLVTADHGNADDMGTPESPHTAHTFNPVPLIYVSPEGDADGRTIRERGSLPDVAPTVLSLLGREQPEEMTGESLFE; from the coding sequence ATGGACGCAGCACTCGTCGTTCTCGACGGCTGGGGGCTCGCCCCGGACGATCAGACCGGCCGGGACGCAGTCGGCGCGGCGGCGACGCCGAACTTCGACGCGCTCCGGGAAGCGGGGGCGTTCGGGACGATGACCGCCCACGGACGCCGGGTCGGGCTCCCCGAGGGACAGATGGGCAACAGCGAAGTCGGGCACACCCACCTCGGCGCCGGCCGCGTCGTCAAGCAGCCGTACACCCGGATCAACGACGCCATCGCAGCGGACGAACTCGACGACATCGACGCCATTAGCGACGCGTTCGCGTACGCCGCCGACCACGACGGCCGGGTCCACTTCGTGGGGCTGGTCAGCGACGGCGGCGTCCACTCCGACCAGGCGCACCTCCACGCGCTGATCGAACTCGCGGCCGAACGCGGCGTCGACGCCGTCACCCACGCGTTCACCGACGGGCGGGACACGGCACCGAGAAGCGGCGTCGAGTACCTCACCGAACTCCAAGAGGTCATCGGCGAGCACGAAACCGGCCACGTCGCCACCGTCACGGGCCGGTACTACGCGATGGACCGCGACCACAACTGGGAGCGAACCCGGGAGACGTACGACGCGATCGTAAATCGAAAGGCGCGATACGAAACCGACTCTGCGGTCGCCGCAGTCGAGGAGAGCTACGAGCGCGACGAGACGGACGAGTTCGTCGAGCCGACGCTGATCGCGGGCCGTCCAGCACTAGCGGACGGCGATTCGGTGATCGCGTTCAACTTCCGGGCCGACCGAACTCGGCAGCTCTGTCGGCTGCTCGGCGGGGTGAACACCGACGGCTGGCCGTTCGCGCTCGATCGCCCCGAGATCCGGCTGACGACGATGACGCGCTACGAGGAGACGTACCCGTTCCCCGTGGCGTTCCCGCCGAACGACCCCGAGCGGACGCTCGGGGAGGTGTGGGCCGAAAACGGGGAGTCCCAGCTCCGGGTCGCCGAGAGCGAGAAGGAGCCCCACGTCACCTACTTCTTCAACGGCGGCCGGGAGTCGCCGTTCGACGGGGAGCGACGCCGCATCGTCGCCTCACCCGACGTTGCCACGTACGACCTCCAGCCCGAGATGTCGGCGGCGGAGGTGACCGACGCCGCGGTCGCGACGATCGCCGACGACGAGCGCCACCCCGATGCGCTGGTGCTCAACTACGCCAACCCGGACATGGTGGGCCACACCGGCGACTTCGACGCCGCGGTCGCAGCGGTGGAGGCGGTGGACCGGGAACTCGGTCGGCTCGCGGACGCGGTCGCGGCGGCGGGCGCACACCTGCTCGTGACTGCCGACCACGGTAACGCAGACGACATGGGAACCCCTGAGTCGCCCCACACCGCTCACACGTTCAACCCCGTCCCGCTGATCTACGTCTCGCCCGAGGGCGACGCCGACGGCCGAACGATCCGCGAGCGGGGCTCGCTACCCGACGTGGCGCCGACGGTCCTCTCGCTGCTGGGGAGAGAGCAGCCCGAGGAGATGACCGGCGAGTCGCTGTTCGAGTAG